One window from the genome of Musa acuminata AAA Group cultivar baxijiao chromosome BXJ1-4, Cavendish_Baxijiao_AAA, whole genome shotgun sequence encodes:
- the LOC135672610 gene encoding WAT1-related protein At1g21890-like, which translates to MALGSAWKSAKPYLAMVFLQVGYSGMYVVSVASLKRGMSHYVLVVYRNAVAAAVVAPFALWFERKTRPKMTLPIFLKIMAMGLLEPVLDQNFYYMGAKNTSASFSSAIYNVLPAMTFVNAIILRMEKIDIKKRRSQAKVVGTLVTVIGALLMILYKGPAIEFIWTKGRSHHADDGSQNQSHWLVGTFMLLFSCFCWSAFFILQSHTLKSYPAELSLSTLICLTGAGQSGALALVMERSAKPWLIGFDTRLFTAVYSGIMCSGIAYYVQGMVMKERGPVFVTAFNPLCMIITAIMGSIILAEDITLGRLLGAVIIVIGLYFLIWGKSKDHLAQPSETMAKDAALVLPKVADDANKTTSIDHVTVIDVQPSKHP; encoded by the exons ATGGCTCTTGGTAGTGCTTGGAAGAGTGCGAAGCCATACTTGGCCATGGTTTTCCTGCAGGTGGGTTATTCCGGGATGTACGTGGTCTCCGTCGCCTCCCTCAAGCGCGGCATGAGCCACTACGTGCTTGTCGTGTACAGGAATGCTGTGGCTGCAGCCGTCGTTGCTCCCTTTGCTCTGTGGTTTgaacg GAAAACGAGGCCCAAGATGACACTTCCCATCTTCCTCAAGATAATGGCTATGGGATTATTGGA GCCTGTGCTCGACCAAAACTTCTACTACATGGGCGCCAAGAACACATCGGCAAGCTTCTCCTCTGCCATCTACAACGTATTGCCTGCTATGACTTTTGTCAATGCCATTATCCTTAG GATGGAGAAAATTGATATCAAGAAGCGACGTAGCCAAGCGAAGGTTGTCGGTACTCTGGTGACGGTTATCGGTGCACTGCTCATGATACTGTACAAAGGCCCGGCCATCGAGTTTATATGGACGAAGGGAAGGAGCCATCACGCCGACGACGGCAGCCAAAACCAAAGCCACTGGCTTGTCGGCACGTTCATGCTCTTGTTCAGTTGCTTCTGCTGGTCTGCGTTCTTTATACTGCAG TCGCATACCTTGAAGTCCTATCCTGCAGAGCTCTCCTTGAGCACCTTGATATGCCTCACGGGTGCAGGACAAAGTGGAGCCCTTGCTCTCGTGATGGAGCGCAGTGCCAAGCCTTGGTTGATAGGATTTGACACGAGACTCTTCACGGCCGTTTACTCC GGAATAATGTGCTCTGGAATTGCCTATTACGTTCAAGGGATGGTGATGAAGGAAAGAGGCCCTGTCTTCGTCACAGCCTTCAACCCTCTTTGCATGATCATAACAGCTATAATGGGCTCCATTATTCTAGCAGAGGATATCACCCTGGGAAG GCTTTTGGGTGCAGTCATAATAGTCATCGGTCTGTACTTCCTCATATGGGGTAAGAGCAAGGATCACTTGGCGCAACCCTCAGAGACCATGGCGAAGGACGCGGCACTCGTGCTGCCGAAGGTTGCAGACGATGCCAACAAGACGACTTCGATCGACCACGTCACTGTCATCGACGTTCAACCTTCGAAGCATCCCTAA
- the LOC135666512 gene encoding small ribosomal subunit protein uS13c-like isoform X1: MAGLSMASSLLPLSSSLSIASRGSSFSCPGSLSFPTPSPASKSQQRGALTIRCVRVGGVEIPNNKRVEFSLRYIHGIGRVRARQILCDLSLENKVTKDLSDEELISLRDEVSKYMIEGDLKRFNRLAIERLKEIRCYRGIRHEMGLPCRGQRTKNNCRTLKGKKVSVAGKKKASR, translated from the exons ATGGCCGGCCTATCCATGGCGTCGTCGCTGCTTCCCCTCTCGTCTTCCCTCTCCATCGCGAGCAGAGGGTCGTCCTTCTCGTGCCCCGGatccctctccttccccactccCTCCCCTGCCTCAAAG TCGCAGCAGCGCGGGGCGCTCACCATCCGCTGCGTCCGTGTCGGTGGGGTGGAAATCCCCAACAACAAGCGGGTGGAGTTCTCGCTCCGGTACATCCACGGCATCGGCCGTGTTCGGGCTCGTCAGATCCTCTGCGACCTCTCCCTGGAAAACAAGGTCACCAAGGACCTATCCGACGAGGAGCTCATCTCCCTCCGGGATGAGGTCTCCAAGTATATGATAGAAGGCGACCTC AAGCGGTTCAATAGGCTGGCGATTGAGAGGCTGAAGGAAATCCGGTGCTACAGGGGAATTAGGCATGAGATGGGGCTCCCTTGTCGGGGGCAGAGAACAAAGAACAACTGCCGCACCCTCAAGGGCAAGAAGGTCTCGGTTGCTGGCAAGAAGAAAGCTTCTCGTTGA
- the LOC135666512 gene encoding small ribosomal subunit protein uS13c-like isoform X2, translated as MAGLSMASSLLPLSSSLSIASRGSSFSCPGSLSFPTPSPASKQRGALTIRCVRVGGVEIPNNKRVEFSLRYIHGIGRVRARQILCDLSLENKVTKDLSDEELISLRDEVSKYMIEGDLKRFNRLAIERLKEIRCYRGIRHEMGLPCRGQRTKNNCRTLKGKKVSVAGKKKASR; from the exons ATGGCCGGCCTATCCATGGCGTCGTCGCTGCTTCCCCTCTCGTCTTCCCTCTCCATCGCGAGCAGAGGGTCGTCCTTCTCGTGCCCCGGatccctctccttccccactccCTCCCCTGCCTCAAAG CAGCGCGGGGCGCTCACCATCCGCTGCGTCCGTGTCGGTGGGGTGGAAATCCCCAACAACAAGCGGGTGGAGTTCTCGCTCCGGTACATCCACGGCATCGGCCGTGTTCGGGCTCGTCAGATCCTCTGCGACCTCTCCCTGGAAAACAAGGTCACCAAGGACCTATCCGACGAGGAGCTCATCTCCCTCCGGGATGAGGTCTCCAAGTATATGATAGAAGGCGACCTC AAGCGGTTCAATAGGCTGGCGATTGAGAGGCTGAAGGAAATCCGGTGCTACAGGGGAATTAGGCATGAGATGGGGCTCCCTTGTCGGGGGCAGAGAACAAAGAACAACTGCCGCACCCTCAAGGGCAAGAAGGTCTCGGTTGCTGGCAAGAAGAAAGCTTCTCGTTGA
- the LOC135666512 gene encoding small ribosomal subunit protein uS13c-like isoform X3: MAGLSMASSLLPLSSSLSIASRGSSFSCPGSLSFPTPSPASKRGALTIRCVRVGGVEIPNNKRVEFSLRYIHGIGRVRARQILCDLSLENKVTKDLSDEELISLRDEVSKYMIEGDLKRFNRLAIERLKEIRCYRGIRHEMGLPCRGQRTKNNCRTLKGKKVSVAGKKKASR, translated from the exons ATGGCCGGCCTATCCATGGCGTCGTCGCTGCTTCCCCTCTCGTCTTCCCTCTCCATCGCGAGCAGAGGGTCGTCCTTCTCGTGCCCCGGatccctctccttccccactccCTCCCCTGCCTCAAAG CGCGGGGCGCTCACCATCCGCTGCGTCCGTGTCGGTGGGGTGGAAATCCCCAACAACAAGCGGGTGGAGTTCTCGCTCCGGTACATCCACGGCATCGGCCGTGTTCGGGCTCGTCAGATCCTCTGCGACCTCTCCCTGGAAAACAAGGTCACCAAGGACCTATCCGACGAGGAGCTCATCTCCCTCCGGGATGAGGTCTCCAAGTATATGATAGAAGGCGACCTC AAGCGGTTCAATAGGCTGGCGATTGAGAGGCTGAAGGAAATCCGGTGCTACAGGGGAATTAGGCATGAGATGGGGCTCCCTTGTCGGGGGCAGAGAACAAAGAACAACTGCCGCACCCTCAAGGGCAAGAAGGTCTCGGTTGCTGGCAAGAAGAAAGCTTCTCGTTGA
- the LOC135586752 gene encoding phosphatidylinositol 4-phosphate 5-kinase 1-like yields MRRPADDNGDAVVTTTTTGAGWEETAEDEERPPAQPRGGRRVTPTVDQAEEAAAVEKVMPNGDLYTGGFAGSAPHGRGKYLWADGCMYEGDWRWGEAAGKGKFSWPSGATFEGEFRSGRMEGFGTFTGTDGDTYRGQWVADRKHGFGSKSYANGDYYEGMWRRNLQEGHGRYVWRNGNQYAGEWRGGVINGRGALIWANGNRYDGQWENGVPRGSGVFTWPDCSCYVGSWSGGEPMALDGTFYPATIAACKEISGRRSSFFQLADGSAPTTPLVLTSRKPSSVDGGSTRRGSSVAEKSLPRICIWESDGEAGDITCDIIDTLEASVLYKDGSSFDHGSGTLIGTVHRRRSPSCLVTREAKKPGQTISKGHKNYDLMLNLQLGIRYSIGKPGSKQPRELRPADFDPMEKFWTRFPPEGSKITPPHQSAEFRWKDYCPMVFRHLRKLFSVDPAEYMVAICGNSALRELSSPGKSGSFFFLTQDDRFMIKTVKKSEVKVLIRMLRSYYRHVCQYENSLVTRFYGVHCVKSNGGQKVRFIVMGNLFCSEYHIHRRFDLKGSSHGRTTDKVEGEIDETTTLKDLDLNFVFRLQTSWYMELLEQIKLDCEFLEKEGIMDYSLLVGVHFCDDISASKMCPSPFLALPKLYDQKETFKCGDVWSDLCFSSLTCQDMDQILDTWKSSIRLGVNLPARAEHITGTESEPPFLVGGEGMSTPTGNSKLHDVLLYFGIIDILQDYDITKKLEHAYKSLQVDPNSISAVDPKLYSRRFQDFISRIFMEDT; encoded by the exons ATGCGGCGGCCTGCTGATGACAATGGTGACGCCGTcgttaccaccaccaccaccggagCCGGGTGGGAGGAGACGGCGGAGGACGAGGAGAGGCCCCCTGCTCAGCCCAGAGGCGGGCGGAGAGTGACACCCACGGTTGACCaggcggaggaggcggcggcggtggagaaggtgaTGCCGAACGGAGACCTGTATACGGGAGGGTTCGCGGGGAGCGCGCCGCACGGGCGAGGGAAGTACCTGTGGGCGGACGGATGCATGTACGAGGGGGATTGGAGGTGGGGGGAGGCCGCCGGGAAGGGCAAGTTCTCGTGGCCCTCCGGCGCTACCTTCGAGGGCGAGTTCCGCTCCGGCCGGATGGAGGGCTTCGGCACCTTCACCGGGACCGACGGAGACACCTACCGTGGCCAGTGGGTGGCCGACCGCAAGCACGGCTTCGGCAGCAAGTCGTACGCCAACGGCGACTACTATGAGGGAATGTGGCGGCGCAACCTCCAGGAGGGCCACGGCCGCTACGTTTGGCGGAACGGCAACCAGTATGCGGGGGAATGGCGGGGCGGCGTCATCAACGGCCGCGGCGCACTCATCTGGGCCAACGGCAACCGGTACGACGGTCAGTGGGAGAACGGCGTTCCCAGGGGCAGCGGCGTCTTCACTTGGCCCGACTGCAGCTGCTACGTCGGCAGCTGGAGCGGCGGCGAGCCCATGGCCCTCGACGGAACATTCTACCCCGCCACCATCGCCGCCTGCAAGGAGATCTCCGGCAGGAGAAGCTCCTTCTTTCAGTTGGCCGATGGATCAGCACCAACGACGCCGCTGGTCCTAACGTCCAGGAAGCCGTCGTCAGTGGATGGAGGCTCCACCCGTAGGGGGAGCTCGGTCGCAGAGAAGAGCCTCCCCAGGATCTGCATCTGGGAGTCAGACGGCGAGGCTGGGGATATCACTTGCGACATCATCGACACCCTCGAAGCATCGGTGCTGTACAAGGACGGGTCGTCATTCGACCATGGCAGCGGCACCCTCATTGGGACGGTGCACCGGCGACGGAGTCCCAGCTGCTTGGTGACACGAGAGGCAAAGAAGCCAGGGCAGACAATATCGAAGGGGCACAAGAACTACGATCTAATGTTAAACCTTCAATTAGGCATTAG ATACTCGATTGGGAAGCCAGGTTCGAAGCAGCCGCGAGAGCTGAGGCCAGCAGATTTCGATCCAATGGAAAAGTTCTGGACGAGGTTTCCTCCTGAGGGATCAAAGATTACTCCTCCGCACCAGTCAGCCGAATTCCGCTGGAAGGATTACTGCCCCATGGTCTTCAG GCACCTGAGGAAGTTGTTTTCAGTGGATCCGGCAGAGTATATGGTGGCTATTTGTGGAAATAGCGCTTTGAGGGAGCTGTCTTCACCTGGGAAGAGTGGGAGCTTCTTTTTCCTGACCCAGGATGATCGGTTTATGATTAAGACAGTAAAGAAATCTGAAGTGAAG GTACTCATTAGGATGTTACGCAGCTATTATCGGCACGTATGCCAGTATGAGAACTCACTAGTGACGAGATTCTATGGCGTGCATTGTGTGAAATCTAATGGAGGGCAAAAG GTCCGTTTCATCGTTATGGGTAATTTGTTCTGCTCTGAGTATCATATACATAGAAGATTTGACTTGAAAGGTTCATCCCATGGTCGGACAACTGACAAGGTTGAGGGAGAGATTGATGAGACAACAACGCTCAAGGATCTCGACCTCAACTTTGTATTTCGTCTTCAAACATCATGGTACATGGAGCTTCTCGA ACAAATCAAGCTGGACTGTGAGTTCTTAGAAAAAGAGGGGATTATGGATTATAGTCTCCTGGTGGGAGTTCACTTCTGTGATGATATATCAGCATCTAAAATGTGCCCATCACCATTTCTTGCTTTGCCAA AATTATATGACCAGAAGGAAACATTTAAATGTGGAGACGTCTGGTCTGACCTATGCTTCTCATCATTAACCTGTCAGGATATGGATCAGATTCTGGACACATG GAAGTCGTCGATTCGCTTGGGAGTGAATTTGCCAGCGAGAGCAGAGCACATAACGGGTACCGAATCCGAGCCACCATTTCTTGTAGGTGGTGAAGGGATGTCGACACCCACAGGAAACAGCAAGCTCCATGATGTGCTTCTCTACTTCGGGATAATCGATATCCTCCAAGACTACGATATCACCAAGAAATTGGAGCATGCCTACAAATCATTGCAGGTTGATCCCAATTCCATCTCGGCAGTGGACCCGAAGCTCTACTCTAGAAGATTCCAAGATTTCATAAGCAGAATCTTCATGGAAGACACGTAA